The following are from one region of the Magallana gigas chromosome 6, xbMagGiga1.1, whole genome shotgun sequence genome:
- the LOC105340128 gene encoding centrosomal protein of 170 kDa protein B isoform X3: MDRPVSKAYILITKLQKKYGFKTKGFIVPWERNNNRDPTPSHSDDWSLVDKSGHHHRLPKTMLFMGREECDIVVKTSTVDKRHAVITFDHYLDKFKIKDLSTSHGTYVNDKKIHDQEYVTLDHMDTVRLGNDSTVYHVERVPDSGVLSGDIQIEKAPHSMPNWASRELPHMMECQPVPYRGLVFTYPIMSCLGCIAEQRIAHTCGNHTLDNVISQREQMHMAADMQQQHVHHSHNVPHRPHVHSHPHPQEYSGHQIKHLGDYPPQEGEYPRGSDYPHTSEYPQTSDHPHTSEYPPVNEYVRSSEYQDSGQDTRERRGLMMTTHQEDQSKSNQSGLGSNTWPRKRIRVRNTANISTFFHVFDEDTSGSRMSIDDNSYACSRVLRGEGGHPDNLPPELETVKKGTPLYGQPDWWGEEEVNGNVTETPKPPKDLPLSNTYPPPTDNTTTPSADLYSMSSNSSVSKDSLLNPSSPEKSTSEGVQPPPSKMPEGGACTAFTVDFGEESPKKPMAGKSLSEFMPSKIRKSFKDRKEKVLGTKTGKEATGKDSSPGSEKGSDIMSPVQQKKIEDIWSSPTRKARDLKRPAKSTEQEPKPDTTPKKSVVEPAQKTGLHRRSLSTGRPIPAKLSRPKENGEVATPKSPKQPKGKELTTSDSAFFLIDKMFASDTKSPAKGRRTPRSLKADKPTASEHSTHPEAKMHESSVSKTQSAKVGRKPIIMRKDSNKAVPQSKKSPSEKKGKVIPSSAAPVDNTDNVSETGTYTIDGELPSKEEESARKDIETVFGIKDTQSTVSDSVEGLSTDRKPSSEDLILENLEDEEDLRSLERKRSRGPEGSSLEMEVGSSEVTDLRITEDEQENPSDANTAPTWVTQWAALTNKSKTSEPSSPSSSVSDKDTMLSPDSKKPSKGLSRKRPGTGRKLPTIPGKSPDGSNCSSRLSQSTDSQSPRCPSTPRYGENNNIADKQKSVTISSHVVKRYEGTDTESISQTKFESESEVTSVSKEEDLSSPKGSARSSASVETEVLLKDTETVMAAMEARMDSKSSGLQNGHMLDDVDNLSDNESTAALVNGHEGFLKSSSYTSPRESLAKSRGLQQHKSVTRGGSASERLQAFRERNYKNATPPENSVVSDVLSENCDLNQSTDRTSECSDSSASFNRSGSKGKGTISMTRPNRAFQLRRALADGDAPDTPSSGVSEAVSLTNVSAVSSTRSFKSSTPTRSMKASNRLSYPYTKQDSARSKESLGAAIVQKSREGGGSSSRSNASLGAQIANKASRNNQSSGNLANSFNRSDGGRFSLKLNRSLSSQDSIHMDSSNSSTRKPDLKNVKSKLKCTPTYGLSVTGIHSSRSSVTSASSRSNSPKSAEKAAWKRRKEYDPRRAVAEAKAKAKDVKVKLDNQGKPKMIRSASFTNSAELQKYRRQALQQKDSVSSPDDLSCASEGADTVCSSVYQRSFIPYSGRSQSSRIFPSSEDEESSLIVKSTQDLTSGLCGRFKSAFTPPPQNAAPSPPLMPLSVFKKRNSFESHETRHGVARHRASLEPQQSYDNILVSSIYQLSLKLKTNTEKTLTKLKEDQRIEDMSSPSPIDDILNQSSSNSDIPGWKTANQELAAILSNLRKTEHRIHMMQKALYPDDDSCSDSPGLSGREKREYLQEIERIRSELAGFQPIAKPQIKDDQASIESDCEELGTADEFF; encoded by the exons ACATCGACTGTTGACAAAAGGCATGCTGTGATCACCTTTGACCATTACCTGGACAAATTCAAAATCAAGGACCTCAGCACCAGTCATGGG ACGTATGTGAACGACAAGAAGATCCACGACCAGGAATACGTCACGCTGGATCACATGGACACCGTCAGGCTCGGCAATGAT TCCACAGTATACCATGTGGAGAGGGTACCAGACTCGGGCGTGTTGTCAGGGGACATACAGATAGAGAAGGCGCCCCATTCAATGCCCAACTGGGCGTCCCGGGAACTCCCCCACATGATGGAATGCCAG CCAGTTCCATATCGAGGACTTGTATTTACTTACCCAATCATGTCCTGTTTG GGCTGTATAGCAGAGCAGAGAATCGCGCACACTTGTGGAAATCATACATTAGACAATGTCATTAGTCAAAGAGAACAGATGCATATGGCTGCAGATATGCAGCAGCAGCACGTGCACCACTCGCACAACGTGCCTCACAGACCTCATGTGCACTCGCATCCACATCCGCAGGAATACTCAGGGCACCAGATTAAACATTTAGGTGATTATCCTCCTCAGGAGGGGGAGTATCCGAGAGGAAGTGACTATCCTCATACTAGTGAATATCCACAAACTAGTGACCATCCACACACAAGTGAATATCCACCAGTTAATGAGTATGTGAGGAGTAGTGAATATCAGGATAGTGGACAGGATACACGAGAGAGAAGAGGACTGATGATGACCACCCATCAGGAGGATCAGAGTAAGAGCAATCAATCGGGGCTGGGTTCTAACACCTGGCCACGCAAACGAATTCGAGTCCGCAACACCGCCAATATCAGCACGTTTTTCCATGTTTTTGATGAGGACACTAGTGGTTCTAGAATGAGTATTGATGACAATAGCTATGCATGCAGTAGAGTCCTGAGGGGCGAAGGCGGTCACCCCGACAACCTCCCCCCAG AGTTGGAAACGGTGAAGAAAGGCACCCCCCTGTACGGTCAGCCTGATTGGTGGGGCGAGGAAGAGGTCAATGGAAATGTTACAG aAACCCCCAAACCACCAAAGGATTTGCCGTTGAGCAACACCTACCCCCCTCCCACTGATAATACAACCACACCCTCTGCAGACTTGTATAGCATGTCTTCTAACTCCTCTGTCTCCAAAGACAGTCTCCTGAATCCATCCTCCCCAGAGAAATCCACGTCAGAGGGGGTCCAACCCCCACCCTCCAAGATGCCTGAAGGAGGTGCATGCACAGCATTCACTGTGGACTTTGGTGAAGAATCCCCAAAGAAACCCATGGCTGGGAAATCCCTTAGTGAGTTCATGCCCTCCAAGATCCGGAAGAGCTTCAAGGACCGGAAAGAAAAGGTTCTTGGTACCAAGACTGGTAAAGAAGCAACTGGGAAAGACTCCTCACCGGGGAGTGAAAAG GGCTCTGATATAATGTCCCCTGTACAGCAGAAGAAGATTGAGGACATCTGGTCCTCACCCACAAGGAAGGCCAGGGATTTAAAGAGGCCAGCCAAATCCACAGAGCAGGAACCAAAACCTGACACCACTCCAAAGA AATCTGTTGTAGAGCCAGCACAGAAGACAGGCTTGCATAGAAGAAGTTTATCAACAGGCAGACCTATACCAGCCAAACTGTCCAGACCTAAAGAGAATGGAGAGGTAGCTACTCCTAAGTCCCCAAAACAACCCAAAGGAAAGGAACTCACTACTAGTGACAGTGCCTTCTTTCTGATTGACAAAATGTTTGCCAGTGATACCAAGTCTCCTGCTAAAGGCAGACGTACCCCTAGATCTCTAAAAGCTGACAAACCTACAGCAAGTGAGCATTCCACTCACCCAGAGGCAAAAATGCACGAGTCTTCAGTGTCAAAGACACAAAGTGCAAAGGTTGGTAGAAAGCCAATCATTATGAGGAAGGATTCCAATAAGGCTGTTCCACAATCCAAGAAGTCTCCATCGGAGAAAAAGGGGAAAGTCATACCTTCCTCTGCTGCTCCTGTTGATAATACAGACAATGTGAGTGAGACAGGAACTTATACTATAGATGGTGAGTTACCGTCCAAGGAGGAAGAATCTGCTCGTAAGGACATAGAAACTGTGTTTGGAATTAAGGATACTCAATCCACTGTCTCAGATTCTGTGGAGGGGCTCTCTACAGATAGAAAACCGTCCTCCGAGGACTTGATCCTTGAGAACTTGGAGGATGAGGAGGACTTGAGGAGCTTGGAGAGAAAGAGAAGTCGAGGACCAGAGGGCAGTAGTCTGGAGATGGAGGTCGGGAGTTCAGAGGTCACTGACCTCAGGATTACAGAGGATGAACAG GAGAACCCCTCAGATGCAAACACTGCTCCCACTTGGGTGACCCAATGGGCGGCCTTGACCAATAAAAGCAAGACTTCCGAACCTAGCAGTCCCAGTAGTAGCGTCTCTGATAAAG ATACCATGCTGTCACCTGACTCAAAAAAGCCTTCAAAAGGCTTGAGTCGGAAACGTCCTGGAACAGGTAGAAAATTACCCACAATCCCTGGTAAAAGCCCAGACGGGAGCAACTGCAGTTCACGACTGAGTCAGAGTACAGACAGCCAGAGTCCTAGGTGTCCCTCCACGCCGAGATACGGCGAGAACAACAACATCGCAGACAAGCAGAAGTCTGTCACAATATCTAGTCATGTAGTCAAACGTTATGAAGGCACAGACACTGAATCTATTTcccaaacaaaatttgaaagtgaaTCAGAAGTGACATCTGTGTCAAAGGAAGAGGACTTATCATCCCCAAAAGGTTCAGCACGAAGTTCAGCCAGTGTTGAGACTGAGGTCCTGCTAAAGGACACAGAAACTGTCATGGCAGCCATGGAGGCACGCATGGATTCCAAGTCCAGTGGATTACAAAATGGACACATGCTGGATGATGTGGATAACTTATCTGACAATGAGAGCACAGCAGCCCTTGTGAATGGACATGAAGGATTCTTAAAATCCAGTTCCTATACTAGTCCTCGTGAATCTCTAGCAAAGTCTAGGGGTTTACAGCAACACAAGTCTGTGACAAGAGGGGGCTCTGCTAGTGAAAGACTTCAAGCATTCCGTGAAAGAAACTACAAAAATGCAACACCCCCTGAAAACTCAGTGGTATCTGATGTGTTAAGTGAAAATTGTGATCTCAATCAATCAACAGACAGGACCAGTGAATGCAGTGATTCAAGTGCTAGTTTTAATAGATCTGGCTCAAAGGGAAAAGGTACAATAAGCATGACCCGACCCAACAGGGCTTTCCAGTTGAGGAGGGCTCTGGCAGACGGAGATGCACCAGACACTCCTAGTTCAGGAGTCTCGGAGGCTGTGTCGCTGACCAATGTGTCCGCCGTCAGTTCTACACGGTCTTTCAAAAGTTCCACTCCCACCCGATCCATGAAGGCCAGTAACAGACTCAGCTATCCATACACCAAGCAGGACTCCGCCAGAAGCAAGGAGAGCCTAGGAGCTGCCATCGTTCAGAAGAGCAGGGAGGGGGGTGGTTCCTCGTCCAGGAGTAACGCTAGTCTAGGTGCTCAAATAGCTAACAAAGCATCTCGCAATAATCAATCCTCAGGAAATTTGGCCAACTCCTTCAACAGAAGCGATGGCGGTCGGTTCAGTCTGAAACTGAACAGGTCTCTAAGTTCTCAAGACTCTATTCATATGGACAGTAGCAATTCCTCTACACGCAAACCTGACTTGAAAAATGTGAAATCAAAGTTAAAGTGTACCCCCACTTATGGTCTTTCAGTGACTGGAATTCACAGTAGTAGGAGTAGTGTAACTTCTGCTTCCAGTCGATCCAATTCCCCAAAATCTGCTGAAAAAGCAGCATGGAAGAGAAGAAAGGAGTATGACCCAAGAAGAGCTGTGGCAGAGGCCAAGGCTAAAGCGAAAGATGTCAAGGTCAAATTGGACAACCAGGGTAAACCAAAAATGATTAGGTCAGCATCTTTCACCAACTCGGCTGAGCTTCAAAAATACAGGAGACAGGCTCTCCAGCAGAAAGACTCGGTATCAAGTCCGGACGATTTGAGCTGTGCCAGTGAGGGAGCGGACACTGTGTGTAGCAGTGTGTATCAGCGGAGCTTCATTCCATACTCCGGCCGGTCCCAGTCAAGTCGAATCTTTCCGAGTTCTGAGGATGAAGAAAGTAGCCTAATTGTCAAGTCAACTCAG GATCTAACCAGTGGCCTTTGCGGACGCTTTAAATCAGCATTCACCCCACCTCCCCAGAATGCtgccccctctccccctcttaTGCCCCTGTCAGTATTTAAAAAGCGAAACTCGTTTGAGAGTCACGAGACTCGTCACGGAGTGGCCAGACACAGAGCTTCACTCGAGCCTCAGCAG TCCTATGACAACATCTTGGTGTCCTCCATTTATCAGCTGTCACTCAAACTCAAAACCAACACGGAGAAAACCCTCACAAAGCTCAA AGAGGACCAGAGAATTGAGGACATGTCCTCCCCCTCGCCTATTGATGACATTCTGAACCAATCGTCTTCCAATAGCGATATTCCTGGATGGAAGACAGCCAATCAGGAGCTAGCTGCCATCCTATCAAATCTGAGGAAAACGGAACACAGGATACACA TGATGCAGAAAGCACTGTATCCAGATGATGACAGCTGCTCAGACTCCCCGGGATTGTCTGGTCGAGAGAAGAGGGAATACCTCCAGGAAATTGAGAGAATCCGCAGCGAACTTGCAGGATTCCAGCCAATTGCAAAACCCCAAATCAAGGACGACCAAGCTTCCATTGAATCGGACTGTGAAGAATTGGGGACTGCTGATGAGTTCTTTTGA
- the LOC105340128 gene encoding centrosomal protein of 170 kDa protein B isoform X8, which translates to MKGVYLCDPTPSHSDDWSLVDKSGHHHRLPKTMLFMGREECDIVVKTSTVDKRHAVITFDHYLDKFKIKDLSTSHGTYVNDKKIHDQEYVTLDHMDTVRLGNDSTVYHVERVPDSGVLSGDIQIEKAPHSMPNWASRELPHMMECQPVPYRGLVFTYPIMSCLGCIAEQRIAHTCGNHTLDNVISQREQMHMAADMQQQHVHHSHNVPHRPHVHSHPHPQEYSGHQIKHLGDYPPQEGEYPRGSDYPHTSEYPQTSDHPHTSEYPPVNEYVRSSEYQDSGQDTRERRGLMMTTHQEDQSKSNQSGLGSNTWPRKRIRVRNTANISTFFHVFDEDTSGSRMSIDDNSYACSRVLRGEGGHPDNLPPELETVKKGTPLYGQPDWWGEEEVNGNVTETPKPPKDLPLSNTYPPPTDNTTTPSADLYSMSSNSSVSKDSLLNPSSPEKSTSEGVQPPPSKMPEGGACTAFTVDFGEESPKKPMAGKSLSEFMPSKIRKSFKDRKEKVLGTKTGKEATGKDSSPGSEKGSDIMSPVQQKKIEDIWSSPTRKARDLKRPAKSTEQEPKPDTTPKKSVVEPAQKTGLHRRSLSTGRPIPAKLSRPKENGEVATPKSPKQPKGKELTTSDSAFFLIDKMFASDTKSPAKGRRTPRSLKADKPTASEHSTHPEAKMHESSVSKTQSAKVGRKPIIMRKDSNKAVPQSKKSPSEKKGKVIPSSAAPVDNTDNVSETGTYTIDGELPSKEEESARKDIETVFGIKDTQSTVSDSVEGLSTDRKPSSEDLILENLEDEEDLRSLERKRSRGPEGSSLEMEVGSSEVTDLRITEDEQENPSDANTAPTWVTQWAALTNKSKTSEPSSPSSSVSDKDTMLSPDSKKPSKGLSRKRPGTGRKLPTIPGKSPDGSNCSSRLSQSTDSQSPRCPSTPRYGENNNIADKQKSVTISSHVVKRYEGTDTESISQTKFESESEVTSVSKEEDLSSPKGSARSSASVETEVLLKDTETVMAAMEARMDSKSSGLQNGHMLDDVDNLSDNESTAALVNGHEGFLKSSSYTSPRESLAKSRGLQQHKSVTRGGSASERLQAFRERNYKNATPPENSVVSDVLSENCDLNQSTDRTSECSDSSASFNRSGSKGKGTISMTRPNRAFQLRRALADGDAPDTPSSGVSEAVSLTNVSAVSSTRSFKSSTPTRSMKASNRLSYPYTKQDSARSKESLGAAIVQKSREGGGSSSRSNASLGAQIANKASRNNQSSGNLANSFNRSDGGRFSLKLNRSLSSQDSIHMDSSNSSTRKPDLKNVKSKLKCTPTYGLSVTGIHSSRSSVTSASSRSNSPKSAEKAAWKRRKEYDPRRAVAEAKAKAKDVKVKLDNQGKPKMIRSASFTNSAELQKYRRQALQQKDSVSSPDDLSCASEGADTVCSSVYQRSFIPYSGRSQSSRIFPSSEDEESSLIVKSTQDLTSGLCGRFKSAFTPPPQNAAPSPPLMPLSVFKKRNSFESHETRHGVARHRASLEPQQSYDNILVSSIYQLSLKLKTNTEKTLTKLKEDQRIEDMSSPSPIDDILNQSSSNSDIPGWKTANQELAAILSNLRKTEHRIHMMQKALYPDDDSCSDSPGLSGREKREYLQEIERIRSELAGFQPIAKPQIKDDQASIESDCEELGTADEFF; encoded by the exons ACATCGACTGTTGACAAAAGGCATGCTGTGATCACCTTTGACCATTACCTGGACAAATTCAAAATCAAGGACCTCAGCACCAGTCATGGG ACGTATGTGAACGACAAGAAGATCCACGACCAGGAATACGTCACGCTGGATCACATGGACACCGTCAGGCTCGGCAATGAT TCCACAGTATACCATGTGGAGAGGGTACCAGACTCGGGCGTGTTGTCAGGGGACATACAGATAGAGAAGGCGCCCCATTCAATGCCCAACTGGGCGTCCCGGGAACTCCCCCACATGATGGAATGCCAG CCAGTTCCATATCGAGGACTTGTATTTACTTACCCAATCATGTCCTGTTTG GGCTGTATAGCAGAGCAGAGAATCGCGCACACTTGTGGAAATCATACATTAGACAATGTCATTAGTCAAAGAGAACAGATGCATATGGCTGCAGATATGCAGCAGCAGCACGTGCACCACTCGCACAACGTGCCTCACAGACCTCATGTGCACTCGCATCCACATCCGCAGGAATACTCAGGGCACCAGATTAAACATTTAGGTGATTATCCTCCTCAGGAGGGGGAGTATCCGAGAGGAAGTGACTATCCTCATACTAGTGAATATCCACAAACTAGTGACCATCCACACACAAGTGAATATCCACCAGTTAATGAGTATGTGAGGAGTAGTGAATATCAGGATAGTGGACAGGATACACGAGAGAGAAGAGGACTGATGATGACCACCCATCAGGAGGATCAGAGTAAGAGCAATCAATCGGGGCTGGGTTCTAACACCTGGCCACGCAAACGAATTCGAGTCCGCAACACCGCCAATATCAGCACGTTTTTCCATGTTTTTGATGAGGACACTAGTGGTTCTAGAATGAGTATTGATGACAATAGCTATGCATGCAGTAGAGTCCTGAGGGGCGAAGGCGGTCACCCCGACAACCTCCCCCCAG AGTTGGAAACGGTGAAGAAAGGCACCCCCCTGTACGGTCAGCCTGATTGGTGGGGCGAGGAAGAGGTCAATGGAAATGTTACAG aAACCCCCAAACCACCAAAGGATTTGCCGTTGAGCAACACCTACCCCCCTCCCACTGATAATACAACCACACCCTCTGCAGACTTGTATAGCATGTCTTCTAACTCCTCTGTCTCCAAAGACAGTCTCCTGAATCCATCCTCCCCAGAGAAATCCACGTCAGAGGGGGTCCAACCCCCACCCTCCAAGATGCCTGAAGGAGGTGCATGCACAGCATTCACTGTGGACTTTGGTGAAGAATCCCCAAAGAAACCCATGGCTGGGAAATCCCTTAGTGAGTTCATGCCCTCCAAGATCCGGAAGAGCTTCAAGGACCGGAAAGAAAAGGTTCTTGGTACCAAGACTGGTAAAGAAGCAACTGGGAAAGACTCCTCACCGGGGAGTGAAAAG GGCTCTGATATAATGTCCCCTGTACAGCAGAAGAAGATTGAGGACATCTGGTCCTCACCCACAAGGAAGGCCAGGGATTTAAAGAGGCCAGCCAAATCCACAGAGCAGGAACCAAAACCTGACACCACTCCAAAGA AATCTGTTGTAGAGCCAGCACAGAAGACAGGCTTGCATAGAAGAAGTTTATCAACAGGCAGACCTATACCAGCCAAACTGTCCAGACCTAAAGAGAATGGAGAGGTAGCTACTCCTAAGTCCCCAAAACAACCCAAAGGAAAGGAACTCACTACTAGTGACAGTGCCTTCTTTCTGATTGACAAAATGTTTGCCAGTGATACCAAGTCTCCTGCTAAAGGCAGACGTACCCCTAGATCTCTAAAAGCTGACAAACCTACAGCAAGTGAGCATTCCACTCACCCAGAGGCAAAAATGCACGAGTCTTCAGTGTCAAAGACACAAAGTGCAAAGGTTGGTAGAAAGCCAATCATTATGAGGAAGGATTCCAATAAGGCTGTTCCACAATCCAAGAAGTCTCCATCGGAGAAAAAGGGGAAAGTCATACCTTCCTCTGCTGCTCCTGTTGATAATACAGACAATGTGAGTGAGACAGGAACTTATACTATAGATGGTGAGTTACCGTCCAAGGAGGAAGAATCTGCTCGTAAGGACATAGAAACTGTGTTTGGAATTAAGGATACTCAATCCACTGTCTCAGATTCTGTGGAGGGGCTCTCTACAGATAGAAAACCGTCCTCCGAGGACTTGATCCTTGAGAACTTGGAGGATGAGGAGGACTTGAGGAGCTTGGAGAGAAAGAGAAGTCGAGGACCAGAGGGCAGTAGTCTGGAGATGGAGGTCGGGAGTTCAGAGGTCACTGACCTCAGGATTACAGAGGATGAACAG GAGAACCCCTCAGATGCAAACACTGCTCCCACTTGGGTGACCCAATGGGCGGCCTTGACCAATAAAAGCAAGACTTCCGAACCTAGCAGTCCCAGTAGTAGCGTCTCTGATAAAG ATACCATGCTGTCACCTGACTCAAAAAAGCCTTCAAAAGGCTTGAGTCGGAAACGTCCTGGAACAGGTAGAAAATTACCCACAATCCCTGGTAAAAGCCCAGACGGGAGCAACTGCAGTTCACGACTGAGTCAGAGTACAGACAGCCAGAGTCCTAGGTGTCCCTCCACGCCGAGATACGGCGAGAACAACAACATCGCAGACAAGCAGAAGTCTGTCACAATATCTAGTCATGTAGTCAAACGTTATGAAGGCACAGACACTGAATCTATTTcccaaacaaaatttgaaagtgaaTCAGAAGTGACATCTGTGTCAAAGGAAGAGGACTTATCATCCCCAAAAGGTTCAGCACGAAGTTCAGCCAGTGTTGAGACTGAGGTCCTGCTAAAGGACACAGAAACTGTCATGGCAGCCATGGAGGCACGCATGGATTCCAAGTCCAGTGGATTACAAAATGGACACATGCTGGATGATGTGGATAACTTATCTGACAATGAGAGCACAGCAGCCCTTGTGAATGGACATGAAGGATTCTTAAAATCCAGTTCCTATACTAGTCCTCGTGAATCTCTAGCAAAGTCTAGGGGTTTACAGCAACACAAGTCTGTGACAAGAGGGGGCTCTGCTAGTGAAAGACTTCAAGCATTCCGTGAAAGAAACTACAAAAATGCAACACCCCCTGAAAACTCAGTGGTATCTGATGTGTTAAGTGAAAATTGTGATCTCAATCAATCAACAGACAGGACCAGTGAATGCAGTGATTCAAGTGCTAGTTTTAATAGATCTGGCTCAAAGGGAAAAGGTACAATAAGCATGACCCGACCCAACAGGGCTTTCCAGTTGAGGAGGGCTCTGGCAGACGGAGATGCACCAGACACTCCTAGTTCAGGAGTCTCGGAGGCTGTGTCGCTGACCAATGTGTCCGCCGTCAGTTCTACACGGTCTTTCAAAAGTTCCACTCCCACCCGATCCATGAAGGCCAGTAACAGACTCAGCTATCCATACACCAAGCAGGACTCCGCCAGAAGCAAGGAGAGCCTAGGAGCTGCCATCGTTCAGAAGAGCAGGGAGGGGGGTGGTTCCTCGTCCAGGAGTAACGCTAGTCTAGGTGCTCAAATAGCTAACAAAGCATCTCGCAATAATCAATCCTCAGGAAATTTGGCCAACTCCTTCAACAGAAGCGATGGCGGTCGGTTCAGTCTGAAACTGAACAGGTCTCTAAGTTCTCAAGACTCTATTCATATGGACAGTAGCAATTCCTCTACACGCAAACCTGACTTGAAAAATGTGAAATCAAAGTTAAAGTGTACCCCCACTTATGGTCTTTCAGTGACTGGAATTCACAGTAGTAGGAGTAGTGTAACTTCTGCTTCCAGTCGATCCAATTCCCCAAAATCTGCTGAAAAAGCAGCATGGAAGAGAAGAAAGGAGTATGACCCAAGAAGAGCTGTGGCAGAGGCCAAGGCTAAAGCGAAAGATGTCAAGGTCAAATTGGACAACCAGGGTAAACCAAAAATGATTAGGTCAGCATCTTTCACCAACTCGGCTGAGCTTCAAAAATACAGGAGACAGGCTCTCCAGCAGAAAGACTCGGTATCAAGTCCGGACGATTTGAGCTGTGCCAGTGAGGGAGCGGACACTGTGTGTAGCAGTGTGTATCAGCGGAGCTTCATTCCATACTCCGGCCGGTCCCAGTCAAGTCGAATCTTTCCGAGTTCTGAGGATGAAGAAAGTAGCCTAATTGTCAAGTCAACTCAG GATCTAACCAGTGGCCTTTGCGGACGCTTTAAATCAGCATTCACCCCACCTCCCCAGAATGCtgccccctctccccctcttaTGCCCCTGTCAGTATTTAAAAAGCGAAACTCGTTTGAGAGTCACGAGACTCGTCACGGAGTGGCCAGACACAGAGCTTCACTCGAGCCTCAGCAG TCCTATGACAACATCTTGGTGTCCTCCATTTATCAGCTGTCACTCAAACTCAAAACCAACACGGAGAAAACCCTCACAAAGCTCAA AGAGGACCAGAGAATTGAGGACATGTCCTCCCCCTCGCCTATTGATGACATTCTGAACCAATCGTCTTCCAATAGCGATATTCCTGGATGGAAGACAGCCAATCAGGAGCTAGCTGCCATCCTATCAAATCTGAGGAAAACGGAACACAGGATACACA TGATGCAGAAAGCACTGTATCCAGATGATGACAGCTGCTCAGACTCCCCGGGATTGTCTGGTCGAGAGAAGAGGGAATACCTCCAGGAAATTGAGAGAATCCGCAGCGAACTTGCAGGATTCCAGCCAATTGCAAAACCCCAAATCAAGGACGACCAAGCTTCCATTGAATCGGACTGTGAAGAATTGGGGACTGCTGATGAGTTCTTTTGA